Proteins found in one Nocardia brasiliensis ATCC 700358 genomic segment:
- a CDS encoding aldehyde dehydrogenase family protein yields MTSTVTATISTVLSALRRGEGEWARTDLPARRRLLEQIHSNAAQHAQEWVETAARIKQLSSDSPLLGEEWASGPYSLLTGVHALTESLLALEKGRSPVDGYPMRSAPGGRTAVEVFPHGGFDALLLNGFRAEVWSRPGVDADTVRARAGLGQRTPASTGGIGVVLGAGNIFSIAPLDALYQLVADNRVVALKLNPITDPLLPVLEKIFAPAIERGFVRLLTGGAEVGAALVHHPAVTAVHMTGSAATHDAIVFGTGAEAARNKAAGTPRLTKPITSELGGVSPTIVVPGRWSTADLRFQAEHLATQRLHNNGYNCVAAQVAVISADWPLKQRFLAELRAAIARAPQRPGYYPGSSDRVEAARRSYPQAQVIGARTLIEGLAPSRHEPALHTEYFAPVLGVLELPGGDPADFLARAVRVCNEEFEGTLGANLIAHPATIKELGDRFDVAVTELRYGTIAVNAWTGLGYLTARASWGAFPGHTLADIQSGIGVVHNGLLIAEPERTVVRGPFRPAPRSLLHGEFSLSPKPPWFVTNRTGATTLQRLTEFAKKPRAAALPPIFASALRG; encoded by the coding sequence GTGACTTCGACCGTGACAGCAACCATCAGCACCGTCCTCTCCGCGCTACGACGCGGTGAAGGTGAATGGGCGCGCACCGATCTGCCCGCCCGGCGCAGGCTGCTGGAGCAGATTCATTCCAACGCCGCACAGCACGCGCAGGAGTGGGTCGAGACCGCGGCTCGGATCAAGCAATTGAGTTCGGATTCGCCGCTGCTGGGTGAGGAGTGGGCGAGCGGGCCGTACTCGCTGCTGACCGGGGTTCACGCGCTGACGGAATCGCTGCTGGCGTTGGAGAAGGGGCGCAGCCCCGTCGATGGATACCCGATGCGTTCGGCCCCCGGCGGCCGGACGGCGGTCGAGGTGTTTCCGCACGGCGGATTCGATGCTTTGCTGCTCAACGGTTTTCGGGCTGAAGTCTGGTCGCGGCCCGGCGTCGACGCGGACACCGTGCGTGCTCGTGCGGGGCTGGGGCAGCGCACACCGGCCAGCACCGGCGGTATCGGTGTCGTGCTGGGGGCGGGCAATATTTTCTCGATCGCCCCCCTGGATGCGCTGTACCAGCTCGTCGCGGACAACCGGGTGGTGGCGCTCAAGCTCAACCCGATCACTGATCCGCTGCTGCCGGTCTTGGAGAAGATCTTCGCTCCGGCGATCGAGCGCGGATTCGTGCGCCTGCTCACCGGCGGGGCCGAGGTCGGCGCGGCCCTGGTGCACCACCCTGCGGTGACCGCGGTGCATATGACCGGAAGCGCGGCGACCCACGACGCCATCGTGTTCGGTACCGGGGCCGAGGCCGCGCGCAACAAAGCTGCGGGCACGCCCAGGCTCACCAAACCGATCACCAGCGAACTCGGCGGCGTGTCTCCTACCATCGTGGTGCCGGGGCGATGGTCTACCGCGGATCTGCGCTTCCAGGCCGAGCACCTGGCAACCCAGCGCCTGCACAACAACGGCTACAACTGTGTCGCCGCGCAGGTGGCGGTGATTTCCGCGGACTGGCCGCTCAAGCAGCGTTTCCTCGCCGAACTCCGCGCAGCCATCGCCCGCGCACCGCAGCGGCCCGGCTACTACCCCGGCTCGTCGGACCGGGTCGAGGCCGCGCGCCGCAGCTACCCGCAGGCGCAAGTGATCGGCGCACGCACACTGATCGAAGGCCTGGCACCGAGCCGGCACGAACCGGCTCTGCACACCGAATACTTCGCCCCGGTGCTCGGGGTGCTCGAATTGCCCGGCGGCGATCCCGCTGATTTCCTGGCACGGGCGGTGCGGGTATGCAACGAGGAGTTCGAGGGCACGCTCGGCGCCAACCTCATCGCCCACCCCGCCACCATCAAGGAGCTGGGTGATCGATTCGACGTCGCGGTGACCGAATTACGTTATGGCACAATCGCTGTCAACGCCTGGACCGGCCTAGGTTACCTCACCGCCCGCGCGTCGTGGGGCGCCTTCCCCGGGCACACGCTGGCCGATATCCAAAGCGGTATCGGCGTCGTGCACAACGGCTTGCTGATCGCCGAACCGGAACGAACCGTGGTCCGTGGACCGTTTCGTCCGGCACCTCGGTCGCTGCTGCACGGCGAATTCAGCCTGTCGCCGAAACCACCGTGGTTCGTCACCAACCGCACCGGCGCCACGACCCTGCAGCGGCTGACCGAGTTCGCGAAAAAACCCCGCGCCGCCGCGCTCCCGCCGATCTTCGCCTCCGCGCTACGCGGCTGA
- a CDS encoding CocE/NonD family hydrolase, translated as MSGIAAPIADAAPEAVFTDPTGGGAAAQWTAAQDGPQPYDGMSTDLSVPITMSDGKVLKADIYHPVRGGVRTTEPTPVVLQIQGYNRQAITALGALLQLPGVEQVLLPWVASLNFPGSGLEGITDFTRQLNSGALQVASQDQENLTKGGYTVVQVDIRGTGSSEGQWQVYGAQELQDANDIVGWVNEQPWSNGSIGLNGTSLTGIEAFKAATTGNPAIKAIFGFEPSADPFNDIGATGGGVGAVFLPAWLAVVNALKFAPDIESIIGGRFDPAQQLTWLRDRLADPAVLLDVVANLFTATTTGQYTPATREFLDPNSPFRQGMLIDPTKISAPTFFVSANADAFGSSALDTYNRLPMPLTHKKTIFGDGLHTGSGVIDFGEPGMPPRVDVLQRAWFDKWLKGIDNGIDRYSPITVKQVDGPWVTRTSFPTDGVTYRRAYLNATPSGTAPTAHGDGSLSADPPTTQSQHTVAPGLASICSRDTAQTTLGVTSVIVACSQDSRIRESEGLTFTGAPVTEPTVISGPIAVHLNTIHDTRDGYWTVTVNDVSPDGWSRQLSTGQLVSSLRQIDDARSSRSPNGDYSRPMPYIDLDRRQPTVPGEPTVMDIATTPIDTTLQPGHRLRVDVFAGNFPKGLPPTAMLLDSQLAPQHLVLDPAAPSWVNLPSSQPVS; from the coding sequence ATGTCAGGGATAGCGGCGCCGATCGCGGACGCGGCACCCGAGGCGGTGTTCACCGACCCCACCGGAGGCGGTGCTGCCGCGCAGTGGACAGCGGCGCAGGACGGACCGCAGCCTTACGACGGAATGAGCACGGATCTGTCTGTTCCGATCACGATGTCGGACGGCAAGGTGTTGAAAGCCGATATCTACCATCCGGTTAGGGGCGGGGTACGCACGACGGAACCCACGCCGGTGGTGCTGCAGATCCAGGGCTACAACCGCCAAGCCATCACGGCGCTCGGCGCTTTGCTGCAGCTCCCCGGCGTCGAGCAGGTGTTGTTGCCGTGGGTGGCGTCGCTGAATTTTCCCGGTAGCGGCTTGGAGGGCATCACCGATTTCACTCGCCAGTTGAACAGCGGGGCGTTGCAGGTCGCCTCCCAAGATCAGGAGAACCTCACCAAAGGTGGCTACACAGTCGTGCAGGTGGATATCCGTGGTACCGGTAGTTCCGAAGGCCAGTGGCAGGTCTACGGAGCCCAAGAGCTGCAAGACGCCAACGACATCGTCGGCTGGGTCAACGAACAGCCGTGGAGTAACGGCTCGATCGGACTGAACGGGACCTCCCTTACCGGGATCGAGGCCTTCAAAGCCGCCACCACCGGCAATCCGGCCATCAAAGCGATATTCGGGTTCGAGCCCAGCGCGGACCCTTTCAATGATATCGGTGCCACAGGAGGTGGAGTCGGTGCGGTGTTTTTACCGGCCTGGCTGGCGGTGGTCAATGCATTGAAGTTCGCTCCCGATATCGAGTCGATCATCGGCGGGCGGTTCGATCCGGCACAACAACTGACCTGGCTCCGGGACCGATTGGCCGATCCGGCCGTCTTACTCGACGTGGTCGCCAATCTCTTCACCGCGACCACTACCGGGCAGTACACCCCCGCGACCCGCGAGTTCCTGGACCCGAATTCTCCATTCCGGCAAGGGATGCTGATCGATCCCACCAAGATCTCCGCGCCGACCTTCTTCGTCAGCGCGAACGCCGACGCGTTCGGCTCCAGCGCGCTGGACACCTACAACCGCCTGCCGATGCCACTGACGCACAAGAAGACGATCTTCGGCGACGGCTTACATACCGGTTCCGGCGTAATCGATTTCGGCGAACCCGGGATGCCGCCACGCGTCGACGTGCTGCAGCGGGCCTGGTTCGACAAGTGGCTCAAGGGCATAGACAACGGCATCGACCGCTACAGCCCGATCACGGTAAAGCAGGTCGACGGACCATGGGTGACCAGGACGTCGTTCCCCACCGACGGGGTCACCTACCGACGGGCCTACCTGAACGCCACACCCAGCGGCACCGCCCCCACCGCGCACGGCGACGGAAGCCTCAGCGCCGACCCGCCCACGACGCAGTCGCAGCACACGGTGGCGCCCGGGCTGGCCTCGATCTGCTCACGGGACACCGCCCAAACCACGCTGGGCGTCACCAGTGTGATCGTGGCCTGCAGCCAGGATTCCCGAATCCGCGAGTCCGAAGGACTGACGTTCACCGGTGCACCGGTCACCGAACCGACCGTCATATCCGGACCGATCGCGGTGCATCTCAACACGATTCACGACACACGCGACGGCTACTGGACGGTGACGGTCAACGACGTCTCCCCCGACGGCTGGTCCCGCCAGCTCTCGACCGGACAACTAGTGAGCTCGCTGCGGCAAATCGACGATGCCCGCAGCAGCCGGTCCCCGAATGGTGACTACAGCAGGCCGATGCCCTACATCGACCTCGATCGCCGCCAACCGACCGTGCCTGGCGAACCGACCGTCATGGACATCGCTACGACGCCCATCGACACCACTCTGCAACCGGGACACCGACTGCGTGTGGACGTGTTCGCCGGAAACTTCCCGAAAGGACTGCCCCCCACCGCGATGCTGCTCGACAGCCAACTTGCCCCCCAACACCTCGTACTCGACCCTGCCGCCCCCAGCTGGGTGAATCTGCCCAGCTCCCAACCAGTGAGCTGA
- a CDS encoding esterase/lipase family protein, with amino-acid sequence MAVSIFCGSVAGHAEPSDVSTEQALANYIAAGRKPAADMDSANLCVVSTHAEPDRQCTAGSATAGEYSSDTVGSGPVMSAALAASAYSIFHPDAAPPGANDWNCRPSAEHPRPVILLHATWLNAYSSFAYMSQPIKDAGFCTFAFNYGRSNPLAGGGLGSLLPGVGGVGHVENSAQQLSVFVDRVLAATGAQEVDLVAHSQGGPMANWYLEFDGGAAKVRQLISFGATYHGTSFNGIGTLGRTINNLGIDVLGFVELPLGHAPVELIADSELLHRLNANGDTVSGVEYTVVATRYDEVTNPYPITFLTPVPGATVHNITLQDGCEQDVSDHLTMMYSPRSVSLALHALDPDAHPTLTCAFNPWLVGGGGTL; translated from the coding sequence ATGGCGGTGTCGATATTCTGCGGGTCGGTGGCAGGGCACGCCGAACCCAGCGACGTGTCGACGGAACAGGCGCTGGCCAACTACATCGCGGCGGGTCGCAAGCCAGCCGCGGACATGGATTCGGCCAACCTGTGCGTTGTCTCGACCCACGCAGAGCCGGACAGGCAATGCACGGCCGGCTCGGCTACGGCGGGTGAGTATTCCAGCGATACGGTCGGATCGGGGCCGGTGATGAGCGCTGCGTTGGCGGCCTCCGCGTACAGCATTTTCCACCCTGATGCGGCCCCGCCCGGCGCCAACGATTGGAACTGTCGGCCGAGCGCTGAGCATCCGCGTCCAGTGATCCTGCTCCACGCCACGTGGCTCAACGCGTACAGCAGCTTCGCGTATATGAGCCAGCCGATCAAAGACGCCGGCTTCTGCACCTTCGCGTTCAACTACGGCCGGTCCAATCCACTCGCCGGTGGCGGGCTCGGGTCGCTGCTACCCGGTGTGGGAGGCGTGGGCCATGTCGAGAACTCGGCCCAGCAACTGAGTGTCTTCGTCGACCGTGTGCTGGCGGCCACCGGTGCACAGGAAGTCGACCTCGTCGCGCACTCCCAAGGTGGGCCGATGGCGAACTGGTACCTCGAATTCGATGGTGGAGCCGCGAAAGTCCGCCAGCTGATCTCCTTCGGCGCCACCTATCACGGAACCTCGTTCAACGGCATCGGGACGCTCGGCCGCACCATCAATAATCTCGGCATCGACGTGCTCGGCTTCGTCGAACTTCCGCTCGGACACGCCCCGGTCGAACTCATCGCCGATTCCGAACTCCTGCACCGGCTCAACGCGAACGGCGACACCGTGTCCGGCGTCGAGTACACCGTCGTCGCGACCCGCTACGACGAGGTGACCAACCCATATCCGATCACCTTCCTCACCCCGGTCCCCGGCGCGACCGTCCACAACATCACCCTCCAGGACGGTTGCGAACAAGACGTTTCCGATCACCTCACGATGATGTACTCGCCACGCTCTGTCTCCCTCGCGCTGCACGCATTGGACCCTGATGCGCACCCCACACTCACCTGTGCCTTCAACCCCTGGCTCGTCGGCGGCGGTGGCACGCTATGA
- a CDS encoding CocE/NonD family hydrolase, producing MFSRVLGRSEAARLRRRGLRRVRWAAALVIVTLFAGCVTVSGVSAQPDLGQPAEAGFPDKPAVFGVGQQLDVAVTMRDGTVLKANIYYPTLPGTNIAAPGPFPVLLNQSPYGKWIPTHWLDGLATNVFGLRQDYFVQRGYIEVVADVRGTGGSEGALKFWEPVQALDGVDLVNWAARLPNSTGVVGTYGPSYLGINQIFTAAEAGRDSPLKAIAPMVPSSDMMRDVALSGGVPRMLDVLGFFIAVPGMAVVNPILDAAWNQLNTGHSVDVPTVIRQVREHLQQALGYIPDKFEQFINGEAGPLNYDGDWWDTMKPGEHLGQIVDNEIPALLIGGWNDPFQRGTPRLYSGLQNAWAGKPIDAPMSADQPVTGRYQLIEGSGYHANSVESLDIRRITLAWFDRWLKDEHNGIDDTSTPVHANIYGTDQWIENSSYPFAGAEPTRYYLTGDHSSSQAPSTNNGSLSTTAPDKVGSDRIRYNPLNFGCGRNFHQWTLGALPILGDKLGGAGFTEAMDRCLSDDRVIQSGDNVVTYTTDPMSEDHLLAGPMTATIKARATTIDTTFIVNVEDVAPDGASKPLTQGALAGRQRAMNPERTWKAPNGAVVLPYRDMTAASDTPVTPRELTEYVIEVFPTLAPIPAGHRVRLTVGTADFPSRVPNLKQYNELQGGIYDIQYGGPDGSYADLPLVPANSLGGPCRQHCQQTPESTVWSWLRGLLPH from the coding sequence ATGTTCTCCAGGGTTCTGGGCCGCAGTGAGGCGGCTCGACTCCGGCGTCGGGGGCTGCGCCGGGTGCGGTGGGCGGCTGCGCTGGTTATCGTCACGCTGTTCGCGGGGTGCGTGACGGTCTCGGGTGTGTCCGCACAACCTGATCTCGGTCAACCGGCGGAGGCGGGGTTTCCGGACAAACCGGCGGTCTTCGGGGTGGGTCAGCAACTCGATGTCGCGGTCACGATGCGCGATGGCACCGTGCTCAAGGCCAACATCTACTACCCGACGCTGCCGGGCACGAATATCGCTGCGCCAGGACCGTTTCCGGTGTTGCTGAATCAGTCCCCGTACGGGAAATGGATCCCGACCCACTGGCTCGACGGGCTGGCAACGAACGTATTCGGGTTGCGGCAAGACTATTTCGTGCAACGAGGCTACATCGAAGTCGTGGCCGATGTCCGCGGCACCGGCGGCTCCGAGGGCGCATTGAAGTTCTGGGAACCCGTCCAAGCCCTCGACGGTGTCGATTTGGTCAATTGGGCAGCGCGGCTACCGAATTCCACCGGCGTCGTCGGCACCTACGGGCCCTCCTATCTGGGGATAAACCAGATCTTCACCGCCGCCGAAGCCGGGCGGGACTCCCCGCTGAAAGCGATCGCGCCGATGGTCCCCTCCAGCGACATGATGCGAGACGTGGCCCTCTCCGGCGGAGTGCCCCGCATGCTGGACGTGCTGGGATTCTTCATCGCGGTACCAGGCATGGCGGTGGTGAACCCGATTCTGGACGCGGCATGGAACCAGCTCAACACCGGCCACAGCGTCGACGTACCGACAGTGATCAGACAGGTCCGCGAACACCTCCAGCAGGCACTGGGCTACATCCCCGACAAGTTCGAGCAATTCATCAACGGCGAAGCCGGACCGCTCAATTACGACGGCGACTGGTGGGACACCATGAAACCCGGTGAGCACCTGGGCCAGATCGTGGACAACGAGATTCCGGCGCTGCTGATCGGCGGCTGGAACGACCCCTTCCAGCGCGGCACCCCGCGGCTCTACAGCGGCCTGCAGAATGCCTGGGCGGGCAAACCCATCGACGCCCCCATGAGCGCCGATCAGCCGGTGACCGGCCGCTACCAGCTCATCGAAGGCTCTGGCTATCACGCCAACTCCGTGGAAAGCCTCGACATCCGCCGCATCACCCTGGCCTGGTTCGATCGCTGGCTCAAAGACGAACACAATGGCATCGACGACACCTCCACCCCAGTACACGCCAACATCTACGGCACCGACCAGTGGATCGAGAACTCCAGCTACCCCTTCGCCGGAGCCGAGCCCACCCGCTATTACCTCACCGGCGACCACAGCAGCTCGCAGGCACCCAGCACCAACAACGGCAGCCTGAGCACCACGGCCCCCGACAAAGTCGGCAGCGACCGAATCCGGTACAACCCGTTGAACTTCGGCTGCGGACGCAACTTCCATCAATGGACCCTCGGCGCGCTGCCGATCCTCGGAGACAAACTCGGCGGTGCCGGGTTCACCGAAGCCATGGACCGGTGCTTGAGCGATGACCGCGTCATCCAATCCGGTGACAACGTCGTCACCTACACCACCGACCCCATGAGCGAGGACCATCTGCTGGCCGGGCCGATGACCGCGACCATCAAAGCCCGAGCCACCACCATCGACACCACCTTCATCGTCAACGTCGAAGACGTCGCACCCGACGGCGCCTCCAAACCCTTGACCCAAGGCGCACTCGCCGGCCGCCAGCGAGCGATGAACCCAGAACGGACCTGGAAAGCCCCCAACGGCGCGGTCGTGCTGCCTTACCGCGACATGACCGCCGCCAGCGACACCCCCGTCACCCCACGCGAACTCACCGAATACGTCATCGAGGTCTTCCCGACCCTGGCACCCATCCCGGCCGGTCATCGCGTCCGCCTCACCGTCGGCACCGCCGACTTCCCCTCGAGAGTGCCCAACCTCAAGCAATACAACGAATTACAGGGCGGCATCTACGACATCCAGTACGGCGGGCCCGACGGCTCCTACGCCGACCTGCCCCTGGTCCCCGCCAACAGCCTCGGCGGCCCGTGCCGCCAACACTGCCAGCAAACGCCGGAAAGCACCGTCTGGTCCTGGCTACGCGGACTGCTCCCGCACTGA
- a CDS encoding class I adenylate-forming enzyme family protein — protein sequence MDVTTLMRQAAELNADRTAIITEQGALTFAQAWTRAVRLANALRALGVRPGDRVAGLEDNNLGCVDTVLGCAIAGAVRVPLYPRNSPEAHAHMIASTEAKVLLTDEVFTDSVQGLPAQLDCLERIIVRDNTYEQWLTEQDDTDPYVPIDPDSWYIIRFSGGTTGKPKGVAYTHHDWVLNCRNWAYGAERMHRASVIGHAGPISHASGYLFLPGWLAGATNLMFGVFEPGKVLAMMTEHRVSHIFASPSLLAVLARHPAAAEQGWPHLRTIVVGGAPITDATALLGRKVFGDTLCQGFGQTEAVPISFMASEEWFAEIEGSEPMRSAGRVAPYAQVQIRDEDGNVVPIGEPGEIVAKVEGQMRSYWRDEELTKTRLVDGWVRTKDIGRLDRNGFLYVLDRVEDMIVSGGFNIWPAELETVLADHPAVLEAAVFGIPDQRWGETPMAVVTVTDPTAVTADELIELCRERLGSYKKPSRVEFTTEPLPKSVVGKLLRKQLREPHWAGHTSRVSGA from the coding sequence ATGGATGTGACCACGCTCATGCGCCAGGCCGCCGAGCTCAACGCCGACCGCACCGCGATCATCACCGAACAGGGCGCGCTGACATTCGCGCAGGCCTGGACACGCGCGGTACGACTGGCCAATGCCTTGCGCGCGCTGGGTGTTCGGCCAGGGGACCGGGTCGCCGGGTTGGAGGACAACAACCTGGGCTGTGTGGACACCGTGCTCGGTTGCGCGATCGCCGGCGCGGTGCGAGTGCCGCTGTATCCGCGCAATTCGCCCGAGGCGCACGCGCACATGATCGCCAGCACCGAGGCCAAGGTCTTGCTGACCGACGAGGTCTTCACCGACTCGGTGCAAGGCTTGCCCGCGCAGCTCGACTGCCTGGAGCGGATCATCGTGCGCGACAACACCTATGAACAGTGGCTGACCGAACAAGATGACACCGACCCGTATGTGCCGATCGATCCGGACAGTTGGTACATCATCCGGTTCTCCGGCGGCACCACCGGCAAGCCGAAAGGAGTGGCCTACACCCACCACGACTGGGTGCTGAACTGCCGCAACTGGGCCTACGGCGCCGAGCGGATGCACCGCGCGAGCGTCATCGGCCACGCCGGACCCATCTCGCACGCCTCCGGATACCTGTTTCTACCCGGCTGGCTGGCCGGTGCGACCAACCTCATGTTCGGGGTGTTCGAACCGGGCAAGGTGCTCGCGATGATGACCGAGCACCGAGTCAGCCACATCTTCGCCTCACCCAGCCTGCTGGCCGTGCTGGCACGTCACCCCGCCGCGGCCGAGCAGGGCTGGCCGCACCTGCGGACCATCGTTGTCGGCGGCGCGCCCATCACCGACGCCACCGCCCTGCTCGGCCGAAAAGTATTCGGCGACACCCTTTGCCAAGGCTTCGGGCAGACAGAAGCGGTCCCCATCTCGTTCATGGCCTCCGAGGAATGGTTCGCCGAGATCGAGGGTTCGGAACCGATGCGCTCCGCGGGCCGAGTAGCGCCGTATGCCCAGGTGCAAATCCGGGACGAGGACGGCAATGTCGTGCCGATCGGTGAACCAGGCGAAATCGTCGCGAAAGTGGAAGGCCAAATGCGCAGCTACTGGCGCGACGAGGAACTGACCAAAACCCGACTCGTCGACGGCTGGGTACGAACCAAGGACATCGGCCGACTCGACCGCAACGGGTTCCTCTACGTCCTGGACCGCGTCGAGGACATGATCGTCTCCGGCGGCTTCAACATCTGGCCCGCCGAACTGGAAACCGTCCTCGCCGACCACCCCGCCGTGCTCGAAGCCGCCGTCTTCGGCATACCCGACCAACGCTGGGGCGAGACCCCGATGGCCGTGGTCACCGTCACCGACCCGACCGCAGTCACCGCCGACGAACTCATCGAACTGTGCCGAGAACGACTCGGCTCCTACAAAAAGCCCAGCCGCGTCGAGTTCACCACCGAACCACTACCCAAGAGCGTGGTCGGCAAATTACTACGCAAACAACTACGCGAACCACACTGGGCCGGTCACACCAGCCGGGTCTCTGGCGCTTGA
- a CDS encoding PucR family transcriptional regulator, whose protein sequence is MSGARATTAKRRLVAELAARGPQLIDRIVDTARAEIPAYARLGPAMVRPLTGQMIEFMLVDMVEERAPSSDQLRAFYEYGVTRAGQGIELAEMLGGWRMAVRVVLDEVAEIGRSHQVSGNVQLALTRQLLDIVDVAILELTSGHREVELANAGRDHQARADFARAALTGTLARAEIGLRAQQYSLDLERAVIPFRARPTAEHRLADLPQLFNCGGRIGFVTSIDGDLAGFADQLPEVLPVPTGYGPATPIDQLPTGFVQATRALNTAAAFALPGAHSVPELGLLPAVLADTEVGDHLVRRYLDPLGGTDSPELYRHTLHTYLETGLHIETTARELMVHPNTVRYRLDRYQILTGFDLRKPGTALELWWALRRHHLRTASL, encoded by the coding sequence ATGTCAGGTGCCAGAGCAACGACAGCGAAGCGTCGCCTGGTCGCCGAGCTCGCTGCGCGGGGGCCGCAACTGATCGACCGCATCGTCGACACGGCGCGCGCCGAGATCCCGGCTTATGCACGACTCGGCCCGGCTATGGTGCGACCGCTGACGGGCCAGATGATCGAGTTCATGCTGGTAGATATGGTCGAGGAGCGCGCCCCGTCCAGCGACCAGTTGCGCGCCTTCTACGAATACGGGGTCACCCGGGCCGGTCAGGGCATCGAACTCGCCGAGATGCTCGGAGGCTGGCGGATGGCAGTGCGGGTGGTCCTTGACGAGGTAGCCGAGATCGGACGGTCCCACCAGGTCTCCGGAAACGTGCAACTCGCACTCACCAGACAGCTGCTCGACATCGTCGACGTGGCAATACTCGAGCTCACCAGCGGTCACCGCGAGGTCGAACTCGCCAACGCGGGCCGCGATCACCAAGCCCGCGCCGACTTCGCCCGCGCCGCGCTCACCGGCACCCTGGCCCGCGCCGAAATCGGCTTGCGCGCCCAGCAATACAGCCTCGACCTCGAACGCGCGGTCATCCCGTTCCGTGCCCGCCCTACCGCCGAACACAGGCTGGCCGACCTGCCGCAACTGTTCAACTGCGGCGGGCGGATCGGGTTCGTGACGAGCATCGACGGTGACCTGGCCGGGTTCGCCGATCAACTTCCAGAGGTCCTGCCTGTGCCCACCGGATACGGTCCGGCCACGCCGATCGACCAACTCCCGACGGGGTTCGTCCAGGCCACGCGCGCGCTCAACACCGCCGCCGCGTTCGCCTTGCCCGGCGCCCACAGCGTGCCCGAGCTCGGTCTGCTGCCCGCGGTCCTGGCCGACACCGAGGTCGGTGACCACCTCGTGCGTCGCTATCTGGATCCGCTGGGTGGCACCGACAGCCCTGAGCTGTACCGCCACACCCTGCACACCTATCTCGAGACCGGCCTGCACATCGAGACCACAGCACGAGAGCTGATGGTCCACCCCAACACCGTCCGCTACCGCCTCGACCGCTACCAAATCCTCACCGGTTTCGATCTGCGTAAACCCGGCACCGCCCTGGAGCTGTGGTGGGCGCTACGCCGCCACCACCTCCGAACCGCCAGTTTGTAA
- a CDS encoding TetR/AcrR family transcriptional regulator, which produces MGTTINDSGPRPSRREQREATVAKLIDATIEAICEVGIARASVREICQRAGLTSGAMFKQFDGREQLLAAAAEEILNRLLRQFHQALEHPAHGMNSIEAMVGFLRESMGLPLTHALRQIYITTLHDPDLRTRIAPAVDGYYSEIITHVEQTAALNQYPPHIREPLAFIALHLFSGEALTRVAYPRPDLNDRIVEVTLDMLLTYAADLNRR; this is translated from the coding sequence ATGGGTACGACGATCAACGATTCCGGGCCGCGGCCGAGCAGGCGAGAACAACGCGAAGCCACGGTCGCCAAGCTGATCGATGCCACGATCGAGGCGATCTGCGAGGTCGGGATCGCCCGCGCCTCGGTCCGTGAAATCTGCCAGCGCGCGGGTTTGACCAGTGGCGCGATGTTCAAGCAATTCGACGGACGAGAACAACTACTCGCCGCCGCGGCCGAGGAAATCCTCAACCGTCTGCTCCGTCAATTCCACCAGGCACTCGAACATCCGGCCCACGGCATGAACTCGATCGAGGCGATGGTGGGGTTCCTGCGCGAGTCGATGGGCCTGCCCCTGACCCACGCGCTGCGCCAGATCTACATCACCACCCTGCACGACCCAGACCTGCGTACTCGGATCGCGCCCGCGGTCGACGGCTACTACAGCGAGATCATCACCCACGTCGAACAAACCGCCGCACTCAACCAATACCCCCCACACATCAGAGAACCCCTGGCATTCATCGCGCTGCACCTGTTCTCCGGTGAAGCACTCACCCGCGTCGCATACCCACGTCCCGACCTCAACGACAGAATCGTCGAAGTCACCCTCGATATGCTGCTCACCTACGCCGCCGACCTCAATCGCCGGTGA